A genomic segment from Pseudoduganella chitinolytica encodes:
- a CDS encoding antibiotic biosynthesis monooxygenase family protein, with protein MIAVIFEVVPHADGRQRYLDMAAALRPLLEQVDGFLSIERFQSLSNPDKLLSLSFFRDEAAILQWRALEAHRAAQAAGRGELFADYRLRIAGVLRDYGLHERAQAPADSRRVHD; from the coding sequence ATGATTGCCGTGATCTTCGAAGTGGTGCCGCACGCGGACGGGCGCCAGCGTTACCTGGACATGGCGGCCGCGCTGCGCCCGCTCCTGGAGCAGGTGGACGGCTTCCTGTCCATCGAGCGTTTCCAGAGCCTGAGCAATCCGGACAAGCTGCTGTCGCTGTCGTTCTTCCGCGACGAGGCGGCCATCTTGCAGTGGCGCGCGCTGGAGGCGCACCGAGCGGCGCAGGCGGCGGGCCGGGGCGAACTGTTCGCCGACTACCGCCTGCGCATTGCCGGCGTACTGCGCGACTACGGCCTGCACGAGCGGGCGCAGGCCCCGGCCGACAGCCGCCGCGTGCACGACTGA
- a CDS encoding cytochrome P450 gives MTAFDPPDGALAAVTHPDPYPYYAALAQRQAPVYDERLGLWVVAHPATVRAILANPDCRVRPPREPVPAALAGPAGDVFGALARMNDGARHALPKAVLLEGLAALPGDVVAAHALRTAAALLAGPVDAAVLTSFAFDVPVGTVASLLGCADAPVAGLVRRFVAGLAPRADAAAIAAAHDATTALLALQGAGPAPLLDAVLDGARRHGWTDTAAVRANVLGLLSQTYEATAGLVGNAIVARLRGDARPTAELVDAVLRTDPPVQNTRRFTAAPVSIAGVRIEADQTLLLVLAAAGEPFGHGRHACPGQALARAVAVHALAVLQEQGALPGVAWRYRASPNGRLPEFMERGEG, from the coding sequence TTGACCGCATTCGATCCACCCGACGGCGCCCTGGCCGCCGTGACCCATCCCGATCCTTATCCGTACTACGCCGCGCTGGCGCAACGCCAAGCGCCCGTGTATGACGAGCGCCTCGGCTTGTGGGTGGTCGCGCATCCCGCCACCGTGCGTGCCATCCTGGCCAATCCGGATTGCCGCGTGCGGCCACCGCGCGAGCCGGTGCCGGCGGCCCTGGCCGGCCCGGCGGGCGACGTGTTCGGCGCGCTGGCGCGGATGAACGATGGTGCGCGCCACGCGCTGCCGAAGGCCGTGCTGCTGGAGGGGCTGGCGGCACTGCCGGGCGACGTGGTGGCGGCCCATGCCCTCCGCACGGCGGCGGCATTGCTGGCCGGTCCCGTTGATGCCGCGGTGCTGACGTCCTTCGCGTTCGACGTGCCGGTAGGCACCGTCGCCAGCCTGCTGGGCTGCGCCGATGCGCCGGTGGCCGGTCTGGTACGCCGCTTCGTGGCCGGCCTGGCGCCGCGCGCCGACGCCGCCGCCATCGCGGCCGCCCACGATGCCACGACGGCCCTGCTGGCGCTGCAAGGGGCCGGGCCGGCACCGCTGCTGGATGCAGTGCTGGACGGGGCACGGCGACATGGCTGGACCGATACGGCCGCCGTGCGCGCCAACGTGCTGGGACTGCTGTCGCAAACCTACGAGGCCACGGCGGGGCTGGTGGGCAATGCCATCGTGGCGCGCCTGCGTGGCGACGCCCGGCCGACCGCGGAACTGGTGGACGCGGTGCTGCGCACCGATCCGCCCGTGCAGAACACGCGCCGCTTCACGGCGGCGCCGGTTTCCATTGCCGGCGTGCGCATCGAAGCGGATCAGACGCTCCTGCTGGTGCTCGCCGCGGCGGGCGAACCGTTCGGCCATGGCCGCCATGCCTGCCCCGGCCAGGCGTTGGCGCGCGCTGTCGCGGTCCACGCGTTGGCGGTATTGCAGGAGCAGGGCGCGCTGCCGGGCGTGGCATGGCGCTATCGCGCGTCGCCAAACGGGCGGCTGCCCGAATTCATGGAAAGGGGAGAGGGATGA
- a CDS encoding ArsR/SmtB family transcription factor yields the protein MDADKIDADDRLARIAGAIAEPARARMLCCLLDGHARTSTELSVVADVSPSTASAHLARLKDDALLEQLVQGRHRYWRLASRDVAAALEALLVVAGVPRAPFEPSTPTRLRQARTCYDHMAGTLAVELHEHCLAQGWLDDASAPGEYALTPDGATHFVRLGVDVAALRKLRRRFACPCLDWSERKPHLGGALGAAVLQLALAKGWVEQDLDSRALAVPARGRRAMLAAFGLVSPA from the coding sequence GTGGATGCAGACAAGATCGACGCAGATGACCGGTTAGCCCGCATTGCGGGCGCGATCGCCGAACCGGCTCGCGCGCGCATGCTGTGCTGCCTGCTGGACGGCCACGCCCGCACCAGCACGGAGCTGTCCGTCGTGGCCGACGTCAGCCCGTCCACCGCCAGCGCCCACCTGGCGCGCCTGAAGGACGACGCGCTGCTCGAGCAACTGGTGCAGGGCCGGCACCGCTACTGGCGCCTGGCCAGCCGTGACGTGGCGGCCGCGCTGGAGGCGCTGCTGGTCGTGGCCGGCGTGCCGCGCGCGCCCTTCGAGCCGTCCACTCCCACACGGCTGCGCCAGGCGCGCACGTGCTACGACCACATGGCCGGCACGCTGGCGGTCGAGCTGCACGAGCACTGCCTGGCCCAGGGCTGGCTGGATGATGCCTCGGCGCCGGGCGAATACGCCTTGACCCCGGACGGCGCGACGCACTTCGTCCGGCTGGGCGTGGACGTGGCGGCGCTGCGCAAGCTGCGCCGGCGCTTCGCCTGTCCCTGCCTCGACTGGAGCGAACGCAAGCCGCACCTGGGCGGGGCGCTGGGCGCGGCCGTGCTGCAACTGGCGCTGGCCAAGGGCTGGGTCGAGCAGGACCTGGACAGCCGCGCGCTGGCCGTACCCGCGCGGGGACGGCGCGCCATGCTGGCGGCCTTCGGCCTGGTAAGTCCGGCTTAA
- the lepB gene encoding signal peptidase I, with amino-acid sequence MTWLRANKGFLAFLLLFGIFRTAVADWNPIPSASMRPNLLEGDVVFVNRLAYDAKIPLTNISLARTGEPQRGDIVTFSSPRDGTRLIKRIAALPGDTVEMRGERLLINGQQADYTVLGNSFETVEPLGELAALHLTERSGTASYRIQVLPQVPALRDFGPVTVPADRFVMLGDNRDNSGDSRVFGTVPRELLIGRAERILVSADILGNWAPRAGRIGMSLRQQ; translated from the coding sequence ATGACCTGGCTGCGTGCCAACAAGGGCTTCCTTGCCTTCCTGCTGCTGTTCGGGATTTTCCGCACCGCCGTCGCGGACTGGAATCCCATCCCGTCCGCATCGATGCGGCCCAACCTGCTGGAAGGCGACGTGGTGTTCGTCAACCGCCTCGCGTACGACGCCAAGATCCCGCTGACGAACATCTCGCTGGCCCGGACCGGCGAGCCGCAACGGGGCGACATCGTCACGTTCTCGTCGCCCAGGGATGGCACGCGCCTGATCAAGCGTATCGCCGCGCTGCCCGGCGACACCGTCGAGATGCGGGGCGAGCGCCTGCTGATCAACGGCCAGCAGGCCGACTACACGGTGCTGGGGAACAGTTTCGAGACGGTGGAGCCGCTGGGCGAGCTCGCGGCGCTGCACCTGACGGAGCGCAGCGGCACGGCCAGCTACCGCATCCAGGTGCTGCCGCAAGTGCCGGCGCTGCGCGACTTCGGCCCCGTCACGGTGCCGGCCGACCGCTTCGTGATGCTGGGCGATAACCGCGACAACAGCGGCGACTCGCGCGTGTTCGGCACCGTGCCGCGCGAACTGCTGATCGGCCGGGCCGAGCGCATCCTCGTCTCCGCGGACATCCTGGGCAACTGGGCTCCGCGCGCCGGCCGCATCGGCATGAGCCTGCGCCAGCAATAA
- a CDS encoding ABC transporter ATP-binding protein has protein sequence MIEFDALAKRYGGHDAVHPLTLTVRRGEVFGFLGPNGAGKTTTIRMMTGILVPSSGRVLVDGLDCHRDAAAVKRHVGYLPDNPIFYDYLRGREILQFVGEMHGMARPAAAARALALLDEFGLDEVAEEFAVNYSMGMKKKLGLACALVHDPAVLILDEPINGLDPRAARDVQALLVGRAAAGKTIFVSTHLLDMAQRMCDRVGIIHRGRLAATGSVDDLRGGADATLEEVFLKVTEPAAAP, from the coding sequence ATGATCGAATTCGACGCGCTGGCCAAGCGCTATGGCGGCCACGACGCCGTGCACCCCCTGACCCTGACGGTGCGCCGTGGCGAAGTGTTCGGCTTCCTGGGCCCCAACGGCGCCGGCAAGACGACGACGATCCGCATGATGACGGGCATCCTCGTGCCCAGCAGCGGGCGCGTGCTGGTGGACGGCCTCGATTGCCACCGCGACGCGGCCGCGGTCAAGCGGCACGTGGGCTACCTGCCCGACAATCCGATTTTCTACGATTACCTGCGCGGCCGCGAGATCCTGCAATTCGTCGGCGAGATGCATGGCATGGCACGTCCCGCCGCGGCGGCGCGCGCGCTGGCGCTGCTCGACGAATTCGGGCTGGACGAAGTGGCCGAGGAATTCGCCGTCAACTACTCGATGGGCATGAAGAAGAAGCTGGGCCTCGCCTGCGCGCTGGTGCACGACCCGGCGGTGCTGATCCTGGACGAACCGATCAACGGCCTCGATCCCCGCGCCGCGCGGGACGTGCAGGCGCTGCTGGTGGGCCGGGCCGCCGCCGGCAAGACCATCTTCGTCTCCACCCACCTGCTCGACATGGCCCAGCGCATGTGCGACCGCGTGGGCATCATCCACCGCGGCAGGCTGGCCGCCACCGGCTCGGTCGATGACCTGCGCGGCGGCGCCGATGCCACGCTGGAGGAAGTCTTCCTGAAGGTCACCGAGCCGGCGGCCGCGCCATGA
- a CDS encoding type II CAAX endopeptidase family protein: MMPPAAPRAVWLLVRLRLVRLLNLGGSLYGRKPKAGKSRAATGGKRRGRWILPVVMALLMAAAFTNMSHTILLNLHCELAPVTACASAAKPFDAQQVAARELAGGGFSTALMQGLTLHLALLWLASLLVPLGSRELAHTDWDLEWLVTLPVPRTTLLWARVLERTVTNATGLLMLWPTCLVIAWHGGLRWWAVPAATLAALALLAPAAMARTLVDTGLRLALPPSQLRNLQAAISVAAMPLIYLTISLSLPGRGIALGWAAAFPAWTLWTPPGLVVQWLDGAAWPAWLLAAQVAALLAAGVALLGRQLADGVVAAGTRETGRRAVAGKPLRVLPGSPLQRRELRLLARDRNFLVQSLLIPVIVIGSQLFFTGGLRDMAQLGSEPKLLASIAFGLGSYVLVLSAFQTINTEGQALWLLYTFPHTLERMLREKAVLWAALALAYPAVVFAVGIAGGANVDARLLLTMAQVALGILVFALIAVALGVWASDPLAQEVHARVRPTYLYLYMTLASLYGYGLYTDAWPHRLAVVVLVAALALALWQKARDELPFLLDPTAAPPRQVSAADGMTAAVAFFAVQGIAFFMLRAGDGPAALPDLALAFAIAGAVVYALARLVYWRAGTAGVPRLLQGRMLPALGWGFACALPAVGVGLLWMQGLRQAGVAFPAMNVAGHVGWLIALASIAAPLFEEFIFRGLIFNGLRRSLRLLPALAASAAIFAVIHPPLSMLPVFVLGACAGLAFERGKGLLAAIVTHALYNGAMIAVQL; the protein is encoded by the coding sequence ATGATGCCGCCGGCCGCGCCCCGGGCCGTGTGGCTGCTGGTGCGCCTGCGCCTGGTGCGCTTGCTGAACCTCGGCGGCAGCCTGTATGGCCGCAAGCCCAAGGCCGGCAAAAGTCGCGCGGCCACGGGCGGCAAGCGGCGTGGCCGCTGGATCCTGCCCGTCGTCATGGCGCTCCTGATGGCGGCGGCCTTCACCAATATGTCGCACACGATCCTGCTCAACCTGCATTGCGAGCTGGCACCCGTGACGGCCTGTGCATCCGCTGCAAAGCCGTTCGACGCGCAGCAGGTGGCCGCGCGGGAACTGGCCGGCGGCGGCTTTAGCACGGCACTGATGCAGGGCCTGACCCTGCACCTCGCCTTGCTGTGGCTGGCCAGCCTGCTGGTGCCGCTGGGCAGTCGTGAGCTGGCCCACACGGACTGGGACCTGGAGTGGCTCGTCACGTTGCCCGTACCGCGCACGACCTTGCTGTGGGCCCGGGTGCTGGAGCGCACCGTGACGAATGCGACCGGCCTGCTGATGCTGTGGCCCACCTGCCTCGTCATCGCCTGGCATGGCGGCCTGCGCTGGTGGGCCGTGCCGGCCGCCACGCTGGCCGCGCTGGCGCTGCTGGCGCCCGCCGCCATGGCGCGCACCCTGGTCGATACGGGCCTGCGCCTGGCGCTGCCGCCCTCGCAGCTGCGCAACCTGCAGGCCGCGATCTCGGTCGCCGCGATGCCGTTGATCTACCTGACAATTTCGCTGTCGCTGCCGGGCCGCGGCATTGCGCTGGGCTGGGCCGCCGCCTTCCCTGCCTGGACACTGTGGACACCGCCCGGTCTCGTGGTGCAATGGCTCGATGGCGCCGCATGGCCGGCCTGGCTGCTGGCGGCGCAAGTGGCGGCCCTGCTGGCCGCCGGCGTCGCCCTGCTGGGGCGGCAGCTGGCGGACGGCGTGGTGGCGGCCGGCACGCGCGAAACGGGCCGGCGCGCGGTCGCCGGCAAGCCGCTGCGGGTGCTGCCGGGCAGTCCCCTGCAGCGGCGCGAGCTGCGCCTGCTGGCGCGCGACCGCAACTTCCTCGTGCAAAGCCTGCTGATCCCCGTCATCGTCATCGGCAGCCAGCTGTTCTTCACGGGCGGCCTGCGCGACATGGCACAACTGGGCAGCGAGCCGAAGCTGCTGGCGTCGATCGCCTTCGGCCTGGGCAGCTACGTGCTGGTGCTGTCGGCCTTCCAGACCATCAACACGGAAGGACAGGCGTTGTGGCTGCTGTACACTTTCCCGCACACGCTGGAGCGCATGCTGCGCGAGAAGGCCGTGCTGTGGGCCGCGCTGGCGCTGGCCTATCCCGCCGTAGTCTTCGCGGTCGGTATCGCGGGCGGCGCCAATGTCGATGCGCGCCTGCTGCTGACGATGGCCCAGGTGGCGCTGGGCATCCTCGTGTTCGCGCTGATCGCCGTCGCACTGGGCGTATGGGCGAGCGACCCGTTGGCGCAGGAGGTACATGCGCGCGTGCGCCCGACCTATCTCTACCTCTACATGACGCTGGCCAGCCTGTACGGCTACGGCCTGTACACGGACGCATGGCCGCACCGGCTCGCGGTCGTGGTGCTGGTGGCGGCGTTGGCGCTGGCGCTGTGGCAGAAGGCGCGCGACGAGCTGCCCTTCCTGCTCGATCCGACGGCCGCGCCGCCACGGCAGGTATCGGCGGCGGACGGCATGACGGCGGCCGTCGCGTTCTTTGCCGTGCAGGGCATCGCCTTCTTCATGCTGCGCGCAGGCGACGGCCCGGCGGCCCTGCCCGACCTGGCGCTGGCGTTCGCCATCGCGGGCGCCGTCGTGTATGCGCTGGCACGGCTGGTCTACTGGCGCGCCGGCACGGCCGGCGTGCCCCGGCTGCTGCAAGGGCGCATGCTGCCCGCGCTGGGCTGGGGCTTCGCCTGCGCACTGCCGGCCGTCGGTGTCGGCCTGCTGTGGATGCAGGGCTTGCGCCAGGCCGGCGTCGCTTTCCCCGCCATGAACGTCGCCGGCCACGTCGGCTGGCTGATCGCGCTGGCCAGCATCGCCGCGCCGCTGTTCGAGGAATTCATTTTCCGGGGCCTGATCTTCAACGGCCTGCGCCGCTCGTTGCGGCTGCTGCCCGCACTGGCCGCCAGCGCGGCCATCTTCGCCGTGATCCATCCGCCGCTGTCGATGCTGCCGGTATTCGTGCTGGGCGCCTGCGCCGGCCTGGCGTTCGAGCGGGGCAAGGGCCTGCTGGCGGCGATCGTCACGCATGCGCTGTACAACGGCGCGATGATCGCCGTGCAGCTGTAG
- a CDS encoding anti-sigma factor family protein, translating into MTFSDEVLMAYADGELAGPERAAVERAMRDDPAVAQAVARHRQLRGDVFAAFADVLDEPVPAPLRQAAAPAVVALDAARVARKARQEQVGQERAQQEQARRGGWWQWGGMAASLAVGVLAGIGGWQVAHQDSTSATVAATSQGMLAQGALAQALSHQLAGSGQVDTAVGIGVTFQGKDGRYCRSFTLAAAAGLACREGNGWRVAVLQEQAPAAPSAYRQAAAAVPPAVLDAIDERIAGAALDAAAERAAQQRGWR; encoded by the coding sequence ATGACGTTTTCCGATGAAGTATTGATGGCCTATGCGGACGGCGAACTGGCCGGCCCCGAGCGCGCCGCCGTCGAACGGGCGATGCGCGACGACCCGGCGGTGGCGCAGGCCGTCGCGCGTCATCGCCAATTGCGCGGCGACGTGTTCGCGGCGTTTGCCGATGTGCTGGACGAACCGGTGCCGGCCCCGCTGCGGCAGGCCGCCGCCCCGGCAGTGGTGGCCCTGGACGCCGCCCGCGTCGCGCGCAAGGCGCGGCAGGAGCAGGTGGGGCAGGAACGGGCGCAGCAAGAGCAGGCACGGCGTGGCGGCTGGTGGCAATGGGGCGGCATGGCCGCGTCGCTGGCGGTCGGCGTGCTGGCGGGTATCGGCGGCTGGCAGGTGGCGCACCAGGACAGCACGTCCGCCACCGTGGCGGCGACAAGCCAGGGCATGCTGGCGCAGGGTGCGTTGGCACAGGCCCTGTCGCACCAGCTGGCCGGCAGCGGCCAGGTCGATACCGCGGTCGGCATCGGCGTCACTTTCCAGGGCAAGGATGGGCGCTACTGCCGCAGCTTCACGCTGGCCGCGGCAGCCGGGCTGGCGTGCCGCGAGGGCAATGGCTGGCGCGTCGCGGTACTGCAGGAACAGGCGCCGGCAGCACCGTCGGCCTACCGCCAGGCCGCGGCGGCCGTGCCGCCCGCGGTGCTGGACGCGATCGACGAGCGCATCGCTGGCGCGGCGCTCGATGCGGCCGCCGAGCGGGCGGCGCAGCAGCGCGGCTGGCGCTGA
- a CDS encoding RNA polymerase sigma factor has protein sequence MSLDTDIADLLPRMRRFARALTYHREDADDLVQVAVERALVRQQQWEPGTRLDSWIFRIIKNAWVDEVRSRMRRDRMFAPAEEGETVGDDSAAAHQQRLAIQKAIGLLSEDHRLVVALVLVDGMPYKEAAEVLEIPMGTLTSRLARAREALQQLLSDQAKVMK, from the coding sequence ATGAGCCTCGATACCGACATTGCCGACCTGCTGCCGCGCATGCGCCGCTTTGCCCGCGCGCTGACCTACCACCGCGAGGATGCGGATGACCTGGTGCAGGTCGCCGTCGAGCGCGCGCTGGTGCGCCAGCAGCAGTGGGAACCCGGCACGCGGCTGGACAGCTGGATCTTCCGCATTATCAAAAACGCCTGGGTCGACGAGGTGCGCAGCCGCATGCGGCGCGACCGCATGTTCGCGCCGGCGGAAGAGGGCGAGACGGTGGGCGACGACTCGGCCGCCGCGCACCAGCAGCGCCTCGCCATCCAGAAGGCGATCGGCCTGCTGTCGGAGGACCATCGCCTCGTGGTGGCGCTGGTGCTGGTCGACGGCATGCCGTACAAGGAAGCGGCCGAGGTACTGGAGATCCCCATGGGAACGCTGACCAGCCGGCTGGCGCGCGCACGGGAAGCATTGCAGCAGTTGTTGTCCGATCAGGCGAAGGTGATGAAATGA
- a CDS encoding S8 family serine peptidase: MSSFRLLSAVRIATLLLCGASAGAHAQLRLPSPNLPMPLPLPQGLDPELVRRPAARLLDTRIPGDLTGLRLEQVAQLLRRHADVVEADPGGQPAVRHEILASSPSAEGLARAAALGLKVLREQRLEELDQSIVVLAVPPGASTAALLAALRAADPDGSYDFNHLYSGSGMAAGMPAAMPASGAAVGLVDSGVDTSHAALAGASIKRWGCSGAARPHTHGTAVAALLVGQAERFRGGAPDTPLYAADIYCDSPTGGSAEQIGAALAWLARERVGVINLSLVGPANETLRRVVAAMVGRGHLLVAAVGNDGPAAPPLYPASYPGVVGVSAVDRNGRPLPEAARGPQVMFAAPGSQMVSAAPGAPPYRQVRGTSFAAPLVAALLAPHLAHPDGASARAAVAQLARQAVPGPVPEREAIGHGIVGAGLRVDPARLR, encoded by the coding sequence ATGAGCTCCTTCCGCCTGTTGTCTGCCGTGCGCATCGCCACGCTGCTGCTGTGTGGCGCCAGCGCCGGCGCCCACGCCCAGTTGCGCCTGCCGTCGCCGAATCTGCCGATGCCCCTGCCGCTGCCGCAGGGACTCGACCCGGAGCTGGTGCGGCGTCCGGCCGCGCGGCTGCTCGACACGAGGATTCCCGGCGACCTGACGGGCCTGCGGCTGGAACAGGTCGCGCAACTGCTGCGCCGCCATGCCGACGTGGTGGAAGCCGATCCTGGTGGCCAGCCCGCGGTACGGCACGAGATCCTTGCCTCTTCGCCGTCCGCTGAAGGACTGGCGCGCGCCGCCGCGCTGGGCCTGAAGGTCCTGCGCGAACAGCGCCTGGAAGAACTGGACCAGAGCATCGTCGTGCTGGCGGTACCGCCCGGCGCCTCCACCGCCGCGCTGCTGGCGGCGTTGCGCGCGGCCGATCCGGACGGCAGCTACGACTTCAATCACCTGTACAGCGGCTCCGGCATGGCGGCCGGCATGCCCGCCGCCATGCCGGCCAGCGGTGCCGCTGTCGGCCTGGTCGACAGCGGCGTCGATACCAGCCATGCCGCGCTGGCCGGTGCCAGCATAAAACGCTGGGGCTGCAGCGGTGCCGCTCGCCCCCACACCCACGGCACGGCCGTCGCCGCCCTGCTGGTGGGCCAGGCCGAGCGCTTTCGCGGCGGCGCGCCGGACACGCCGCTGTACGCCGCCGACATCTATTGCGACAGCCCCACCGGTGGCTCGGCCGAGCAGATCGGGGCGGCGCTGGCGTGGCTGGCGCGGGAACGCGTCGGCGTCATCAATCTCAGCCTGGTGGGCCCCGCCAACGAAACGCTGCGCCGCGTCGTTGCCGCGATGGTCGGGCGCGGCCACTTGCTGGTGGCTGCCGTCGGCAACGACGGCCCGGCCGCGCCGCCGCTGTACCCGGCCAGCTATCCGGGTGTCGTGGGCGTCAGCGCGGTCGATCGCAACGGCCGCCCGCTGCCGGAAGCGGCGCGGGGGCCGCAAGTGATGTTCGCGGCCCCCGGCAGCCAGATGGTCAGCGCGGCACCCGGCGCCCCACCCTACCGGCAGGTGCGCGGCACGTCGTTCGCGGCGCCACTGGTCGCCGCCCTGCTGGCACCGCACCTGGCGCATCCGGACGGCGCCAGCGCCCGTGCCGCCGTCGCGCAACTGGCGCGCCAGGCGGTGCCCGGTCCGGTGCCGGAACGCGAGGCGATCGGGCATGGCATCGTTGGCGCCGGCCTGCGCGTCGACCCGGCTCGCCTGCGCTGA
- a CDS encoding TerD family protein — protein sequence MSVNLSKGQKISLDKEAGSTLTRVVMGLGWDAVKSKGFLGFGAKSADIDLDASCIVFDDANKPMDVVWFRQLKSRDGSISHSGDNRTGAGDGDDEQVTVNLQQVPANVKSIVFTVNSFTGQSFAQVENAYCRLINAADGKEVARFNLSVQGQHSAQLMAKLYRHNGEWKMHAIGENGTGRTFDELMPQIAPHL from the coding sequence ATGTCTGTGAATTTATCGAAGGGCCAGAAGATCTCTCTGGACAAGGAAGCCGGCAGCACGCTGACCCGCGTGGTGATGGGCCTGGGCTGGGATGCCGTCAAGAGCAAGGGCTTCCTGGGCTTCGGCGCGAAAAGCGCCGACATCGACCTGGACGCGTCGTGCATCGTGTTCGATGACGCCAACAAGCCAATGGACGTGGTCTGGTTCCGCCAGCTCAAGAGCCGCGACGGCAGCATCTCGCACTCCGGCGACAACCGCACCGGTGCCGGCGACGGCGACGACGAGCAGGTCACCGTCAACCTGCAGCAAGTGCCTGCCAACGTGAAGAGCATCGTGTTTACGGTGAACAGCTTCACGGGCCAGAGCTTCGCGCAGGTGGAAAACGCCTACTGCCGCCTGATCAATGCCGCCGACGGCAAGGAAGTGGCGCGCTTCAACCTGTCCGTGCAAGGCCAGCACAGCGCCCAGCTGATGGCCAAGCTGTACCGCCACAACGGCGAATGGAAGATGCACGCAATCGGCGAGAACGGTACCGGCCGTACGTTCGACGAACTGATGCCGCAAATCGCGCCCCACCTGTAA
- a CDS encoding TIGR00266 family protein: MPTFTVTGDVDPFLHVSMRHGEKIYCESNAMVMMEAALELKGRMQGGLGAALMRTFANGESFFQQHIEAVKGDGDCLLSPTLPGAMQVVDVGQRQYMLSDGAFVAATSGVDLKVRTQNVGNALFGQSGGFFITETTGSGQLVVSGFGSMSQLEVKPGQDIVIDNAHVVCWDSALRYDISVATSQSGGFLGNLVNSVTSGEGMVLRFSGSGKVLVCSRNRETFVAWLNKSRQQ; this comes from the coding sequence ATGCCGACCTTTACCGTCACGGGGGACGTCGATCCCTTCCTGCACGTCTCGATGCGCCACGGCGAAAAGATCTACTGCGAGTCGAACGCGATGGTGATGATGGAGGCCGCGCTGGAACTGAAGGGACGCATGCAGGGCGGCCTGGGCGCGGCACTGATGCGCACCTTCGCCAACGGCGAGTCGTTCTTCCAGCAGCACATCGAGGCGGTGAAGGGCGACGGCGACTGCCTGCTGTCCCCGACCTTGCCCGGCGCGATGCAGGTGGTCGACGTGGGCCAGCGCCAGTACATGCTGAGCGACGGCGCGTTCGTCGCGGCCACGTCGGGCGTGGACCTGAAGGTGCGCACCCAGAACGTCGGCAACGCGCTGTTCGGCCAGAGCGGCGGTTTCTTCATCACGGAAACCACTGGCAGCGGCCAGCTGGTGGTGTCGGGCTTCGGTTCGATGTCGCAGCTGGAAGTGAAGCCGGGCCAGGACATCGTCATCGACAATGCCCACGTGGTCTGCTGGGACAGCGCGCTGCGCTACGACATCTCGGTGGCCACGAGCCAGAGCGGCGGCTTCCTGGGCAACCTGGTCAACAGCGTGACGAGCGGTGAAGGAATGGTGCTGCGCTTCTCGGGCAGCGGCAAGGTGCTGGTCTGCTCGCGCAATCGCGAAACGTTCGTTGCATGGCTCAACAAGAGCCGGCAGCAATAA
- a CDS encoding TerD family protein, translated as MAISLQKGGNVNLSKEAPGLSQLTVGLGWDARSSDGAAFDIDSSAFLLKVDGKVRNDLDFIFYNNLKSADGSVQHSGDNRTGAGDGDDETVRLDLSKVPADVDRIAFCVTIHEAESRRQNFGQVQKAFIRCVNGGTNQEIARYDLSEDSSTETSMVFGEVYRNGADWKFKAVGQGYKGGLGALASSFGVSV; from the coding sequence ATGGCAATCAGTCTGCAAAAAGGCGGTAACGTCAACCTGAGCAAGGAAGCACCTGGCCTGTCCCAACTGACGGTCGGCCTGGGCTGGGATGCCCGCAGCAGCGATGGCGCGGCATTCGACATCGACAGCTCGGCCTTCCTGCTGAAAGTGGACGGCAAGGTCCGCAACGACCTGGACTTCATCTTCTACAACAACCTGAAATCGGCCGACGGTTCCGTGCAGCACTCGGGCGACAACCGCACCGGTGCCGGCGACGGCGACGACGAAACGGTCCGCCTGGACCTGTCCAAGGTGCCGGCCGACGTCGACCGCATCGCGTTCTGCGTGACGATCCACGAAGCGGAAAGCCGCCGCCAGAACTTCGGCCAGGTGCAGAAGGCCTTCATCCGCTGCGTGAATGGCGGCACGAACCAGGAAATCGCCCGCTACGACCTGTCCGAGGACAGCTCGACGGAAACCTCGATGGTATTCGGCGAGGTGTACCGCAATGGCGCCGACTGGAAGTTCAAGGCCGTCGGCCAGGGCTACAAGGGCGGCCTGGGCGCGCTGGCTTCGTCGTTCGGCGTGTCGGTGTAA